In the genome of Candida dubliniensis CD36 chromosome 3, complete sequence, the window tcaAGCTCAAGATCTGCAAGCATTTCTACAGCCACACCAAATACTGTAGTGGAGGATGAAGAATTGTTATGTGATCCTAAATCGGAATTGACACCACCAGCAGTTACAACCCCTTTGAGACCGGTGTCTAAATCTAATAATACCGTTGAAGATGATTCAAAGCCATCATTCACCTATGATTTGGACGTGTTCAATTTATGCAAAGAATACCTAAATACCAGGAATCATCATGGATTGGCATTGATTGCTAGACAAAAGGGTATCCCTCCGATATTGAGGTTCAAAGTGTGGCCAATATTGCTCAAGTCTCATCCGTTTGTTATCAGTCCCTTTATCCAGCCAGATAGTGAACTCATAAATGAATCCACCTCCAGCAGAagtaattcttcttcttcctctaCTTCCACAGGAAGTACGACTCCAATACTGACATCATCCGGTAACATAAAAGATGCAGCAATAATTGATGGTGGAGCTAGCGATAATGATAACGATGGCaataatgacaataatgataaagacaacaacagcaacgATACCAGCTCtaaagaaaaggaagaGGACGAACAGAATAATGAAATAAGACAAAAGATTAAGCGTGATCTCGCTAAATACATCCAAAGATTAAAGTATTCACAATCAAAATATACGGTTGGTGAAACAGAACACGAAATATTATCGATCTTAGAAAATGCAATTATGAAATTCACTTTAAAATGGGGGAAAATCATAAAATATGATCTGTCTTTAACTTGGATTGCGTTGAATTTAGCAGAGTGGTTCCCACCAATACCGAAGACTCCATGGGTTTTAGTCGGGAAAGAGTATTCAAGTAGTCATCAATCATtgattgtaaattttttggATGATTATTCCAATTACATTGATAATATACCTGATTTGAGAGAATATCTCGAACGACTCATTTACCATGATGAAAGAATATCAACCATTTCATTTAGAGAAGTATATGAAAGGTTGGTGTTGGTATTGTTGCATTGTCCACAACCTATGTCTCGAAGAAAAAAATCTGATAATCAAGGACAGAgtcaaagaagaaatcagTCAGAAGCACAAAAAGACCAACAGTCATTTAAAGTGAACAAAACCACATTGCCAAAAACAGGAGGTACTATCGAAGAAAGGGTTTCGTATTTTATCTACTGTCTTCGTAAATTGATACCTGAATTATCCCAATATTTCCACGAAGAACAGATTTTGACGAAATTTGGTTGTCTCGATGATGAGTGGTTAATTTGGTGGTTGAAGTTTTGTGGAACAAAAGTATGGTCAAAATATGATAGAGGCAGAATTTGGGATTTCATGTTGGGTTGgagattgaaaaatccGAAAAGagatttcaattattattatgaaaaaCTAAATTATGTCAATAGAAACACtttagaaaaattgggTCCAGACATTTTTTGGTCGGTTGGTAATGAAGAGGATGATATCAGTGGTGATAAGAATGTTGATGCCAACGCTAATGAGATAAATAATAGTGAGAAAACTAGTACAGGAAAACTAGTGAAACGAGAAGGAGATATAAAGAGAAGTTCATTTAAAGATTTGGTCAATGAATTGAGTAATGAGTTGCACATCTCGAAGAGGGTGTCTACCGACGGAGTGATaacatcttcttcttcttcttcttccccaacaacaacaaaattggCACCTTCATCGTCTACATCATCCACAATCACGCCTAATGTTTCAATTCCATTCTCGAGAGTTGATCCTCATGTTGCATTGATTTTCATTTCGCTATCgttattaaaatcaaaagaaaatatattgGTTGAACTTGATCAACATGAAATTAGACAATTTTTGTCTCGATTACCTTCCAAATCATACAAGTATAATCAGAAAAGAACTACTAAGCCAAAGAGAACAAGCTATACATCGAATGCGTCATCAACTTCTAATTCGCCGATGGGACAACTGCCTGTGGATCGTGATGAAGACTCAATTTTCCCAACAAATCGAATTGTTATATCGAATGATTCCAAAGATCAGAAACATAAAgttaattttattgataatattattcAGGAAGCTGGTGAATTATGGAGAAAATGGCTTTGGCTGGAAATGGTTGAGGATAATTAGTTACGAAGAATTGTATGTAGACAGATTAATACAAAATAAAGTATTAGATAATTGTTAATAGTTTGACTATAGTTTGTGGTTTAGTATGGGGGTGTTGATATGGGTACTTAAATTCAGCAAATGCCCTTTCCATAGTTTGTACCTCTTTGTGTTATTTTGGTTCGggggaagaaaaaaaggaactccaaaaaaaaaattacttgAGATGAGATGCAAATACTATAATTCAATACAATAACGATGTCAGATACTGAACAACCGCACATCGACTCTAAAGAGttgaaaaaggaaaaaaagaGTAAATCCAAGCTGAAGTCGAAAATAACTGATTCCGATGAAATAGAAATCGATTTAAATGCTCAAATCCCTCTTTCTAAAAAGCAACAAcgtcaattgaaaaaaggtAAATTGGATTTAGAAAAACTAGCTAAAAAGAACCCACCACCAAAACCTGAAACTAGTACAGATGATAATACAAACTCAGAAGATGCTTCTGGTTTGAGCCTGGTCCCAATAACATCAAAGAAATCGCCATTTGGTATTTGGGTTGGGAACTTATCATTTGATACCACAAAGGAAGATTTGATTCggtttattgttggtaAAACAACTACTCTGGACCCCAAAATAACTGAAGATGATATAACTCGAGTTAATATTCCCAAAAAGGGtaatcaaatcaaaggATTTGCTTATGTTGATGTACCTTCTTCGTCCCATGTTGAAACTATTGTTGGTCTTTCagaatcaattttgaatgggaggaaattattaatcaaagaTGCTAATTCTTTTGAAGGTCGTCCTGAACAATCTAAATCTGATACAGCACATAATGGTGGGATTAATAGTTCAAACCCACCAAGTCgaattttatttgttggtaatttatcatttgataCAACTGAAGATTTATTGGAAGAACATTTCAAACATTGTGGAGAAATAGTGAAAATTAGAATGGCCACTTTCCAAGACACCGGAAAATGTAAAGGCTTTgcttttattgattttaaagatgaagaaggGGCAACAACAGCATTGAAATCGAAATTAACGAAAATGTTAATCAATAGAAAATTACGAATGGAATATGGAGAAGATAGATCGAAAAGAAGGCCAAAAAGAATCAACGAATTTGGCGATCAtcatagtaataataatgaaagcTATAGAGAGAATAATAGTACTACCACCGGTAATGGTAAACCTGAATTTGAGACTCTGAATAGAGGATTTGATGGTAATGACACTTATCGTGAAACACCCAACAAAAAGAGACAATATCGTGAAAGAAATGATGGGTataataagaataacaattcaaataaaCGTATGAAATCATCTGTTGCCTTAGCCACGGCACAAAGAGCCAGTGTTGCAATTGTTCCGTCGGCTGGTAAAAAGATTAAGTTTGATTAGATATAGATAAAACTTGTTTactaaataaaaaataaaaatataacaacagcaaaatacatatatatatatatatatataatataagaAAAACTAGTGACATGACTTGTCACAAACTCAAGACATCAATTAGAATCAATTGTcaataagaataaaaaaaataatcaaaaagctaaaaaaaaaaaaaatcagagatgaattaaaaaatgaaaacaaacGTTAAATGACTGGAAAGTATGATAAACGCAATTAGAACTTTTTGcctctttctttcttaatTTCTCGGTTAAAAACAAACTATTCGGTGATTTTTTCTATAAGGACTACCTTATTTTCCAAATTCTTATGTTTGTTAAACTCTTCTGGACTAACTTCAAAATAATTAGGATTGTGTTTGTTTgcttcaaattcattatctGAAACAACTTCATAAACAGattgaatttcaaaagATTCATTATCAGCACCAGTAGAAGTTTTGCTACTGGAAATATTCTTGGAAACAAAAACACCAACAGTAGGTTTTTCTTCGATATCATTGGCATTGACACCACCAATTGGTTTGGTGTCTCTGGCAACAACAGTGTTTTTCTCTGCATCCAAAGCTGTGATTCCACCAACTGGTTTATTGTCATCTTTAGCTACAACACCCGTATTGTCAGCTGTTTCTGCTGCCGACTTAGCATCTATGGATTTATCCTTCTTGCTTAACTTTCTTCCCCAACCTTTAAACTTGTCACTAAGACTATTGGTTCGTTGTGCTTCAATTGGAGTGGGTGTGACACTAGCAGCATTTTTCTTGGAAGAAATCGTACTAGTGTTGCTTGAAGTAGGAATACTTGGGGCGGAAGCACTTGGTTCAGTGATAGTTGCAACAGGGGACAGAGATTGACTTTGATCTGGTGCAgaaatagtagtagtggtagtatCTTGTGTACCGCTACTTGGTAATTGAACATCTTTATTACCAGATGGAACAGTATTCGAAACACCACTAGTAATACCTGAAACAGCATTCTTTCCAGCACTACCAGCTGCCACTGCTCCAGCGCCAGTAGCTGCTAAAATTCCTCCAGCAATTCCTAAAGCTGCTCCTCCATAATGATGGTCTTTCTTCTTATCGGCATTTACATTTTCCGTTCTAGTTTGGTTACCAGTGTTTACATTCTTTGAATGAGAACTTCCATTAttgtcaacaacaacatcctTGGATTTTATAGCGGGAATAGCTCCAGATTTACTATCATTGCTAATTCCTAAAAAATGACTGCCTTCAGATGACGTCTGTTCTGGTTTTTCAAACTCAATCACTTTGGTCAATCTGTCCACTTCCAATTCCCTTTcttgaatcaatttcttgacTCTTTCTAATTCAGGGTCTTTGTACTGTTCGCTTGCCAATCTTGCCTTTTCTTCTCTCAATTCCCtaatctttttcaaattggcaacttcttcttctaatcTTTGCTTTTGCAAGTTTTCAAACTCCAATTTATCGTTGAACAATTTGGTTTTAGCTTCGTGttcttgtttcaatttttcaatttgtgcCAATTTAGCTTGTGCAACTTTTTCTGCTTCTTCTCTTTCTAACTCAGCAgctttttccttttcagctttcaaatcttcaatttctttcaacAATCTATCGGtttcttccttttctttGGCTTTACGTTCATTGTAAACGCGCTCACTTTCAGTCCTCTCCTCTTCAAACTTCTTTTGGTCATTTTCTCTTGACAAGATTGCTTGAGAGACTTGGAACTCAACATCATTCTTTCTCTTCTCGGCCTCTTCTTTCTCTTGTTGctctttcaattctttttctttggccTCTTTTTCAGcttgttctttttcaattcttgcCTTCTCTTCGGCTTCctctttttcctttctttcaCGTTCTTCAGCTTCAATCTTGGCCTgtctttctctttcttcagcttcttctttctcttttctttcacGTTCTTCCTTCTGTTTTTGTCtttctaattcttcaagGTGTTTTTGAGTCTCGTAATCATGAGTTGCTTCTAATCTCTTACGTTCATGTTCTCTTGCAGTTTGTTCTGCCAATTCTCGCTTCTCTTGTAACCAAGAAGCGTGTTTCTCTTTAGCTTCAGCAAGTCTCTTGGCTCTGTCTTCTTTGTCGGTGTGCAAGCTAGTTAATCTAGCCGCATAGGCAGTAGCAGCGCCAGTCAAAACACCAACTTCTGCCAGTAAGCCTTTGTGTTTCTCCTTTTTATCAGAAAGATCTTTACGAATGGTCGTCAAGTTAGCATCCAATTCTTGCTTCTTGGACAAGTTAGCATCAATAGAATCTTGGTGTTCCTTGTGATTAGCTTTCAAATCATCCAATTTGGCAAGCTCGGTATTCAATTGGGCAGTCAATTGCTCAATTTTATCAGCCAATTCGGAATTCTTGTCATCTAATTCAGTTTTCTTGTccttcaattcttcaatttcttggGTGGCAGTTTCTTGACCAGTCTTAGCATCTTCCAATTCTTGCTTTTTCGTAGCTAACAACTCTTCGTGGTTTTTCTCAATAGTTTCCTTGTCAGTAGCATGTTGTTCAACTGCTTTTGTTTCACGTTCTTCATACTCCTTATTGGcagtttcaatttcaccTTTAGTTGTTTTCTCGAATTCAATAGCAGtgttgtttgattttttaatCATGGTGTCGAAGTTAGTCAACTTATCTTCAATCtctttattgaatttgtcCTTTTTCTTACCAATTTTACCAAGAtacttttcaaaatcagaTTGCAATTTACCTTCATGCTTCTTCACCTTGTTGTCCAAACTTTGTTgtcttttaatttcatcttcttgTCTTGTTTTGGAAACTTCGTCATTGATATTAGTAATCACTGGTGCAACTCTTTTAGCAGCAATGTCCAACAATTGTTGCTGAGTCATTCTCAATCCGGAACCCAATTCAATAACCTTGTTTGGATCCTCGATTCTGTTGGCAATTGAACCAACTCCAATAGcattcaattcttgataGTGTCTCAACAATACAGGCTTGTCTTGTAATTTATCCAAAGTTTCCTTATTTGGCAATTCAACTGGTTCATACTTGAATTGAGATGGTTGATCAACAAGTTCAATTGGGGTTTCTTTGACTTGTTTCTCAATGTTATCGTCGCCTTTGAGTGCTTCTCCATCTTCAATCTCTGGTTCAgcaacttcttctttgttttcGGACACGGCTGAAGTTTCTTTGGGTTCAGCAACTTCTGTTTCTTCGTCCGCTGGTTCATCGGTGATAAGCTTTTCTTCAGCCTTATCTTCaagttcttcttcattttccTCGGCTTCATTGGCTGTTTCTGGTTGGGCTTCGTCTTCAACCAATGGTTCCTTGGCATCGGTGTCAACTTTCGCTTCTTCATTTGTCTCATCTTCAATCAATGGCTCCTTAGCATCAGTGTCAAGTTTTTCTTCAGCTTCTTCGGCCTTTGTTTCATCTTCTACATCGCCATCTTTCGCTTCAATGGTTGTAGCTGCTGCTGGTGTTTCTTTGGCCTTTTTGGCTTCAGCCTCAGCTgccttcttcttcttggcCTCGGCTTCTAAAGTTGGATGGTAAGAATATTTAACGGGAACCTTAATATGTTCAAGCTTGTTTGATTCTTTGAATTGCTTGtacaaattgattttcttcttaGCTTTAGGATCCTCATCAGAAGCTTGTGATCTGAATGGAGATACCCAAGTATTTCCACTAGCcaacttcttcaatatGCCTTGGGACCCATTCTTGGTTGGTTTGGTTGCTTCTTTTGTTTCGGACATATTAACAACCAGGTATTAAGTTAACGAATAAATAGTAATGACAAAACAAAAGGTAAAtagaaaaatataattaaataaaaacaaaaaaaaaaaaaaatgaagaaaaaagaaattgaaggaGGGAAAATTGGGAAAGAAATAAAGAGCAATATTAAACTATAGTGATAGCAATGAAATTTGTGTGTGGATAAATAAACTGTGTGTCAATGTATGttgaaaattgatgatgatgaaatggCCCAAAAAGGGAGTGGGCAagcaaataaaaaaggAGGGGGTGTGCAGGAAGAAATCCAACAATAAGAAGAAACACGGAgaagaaataattgaaagaaatcccgaataaacaaaattaaatgaaattctACAGAAACTCAAAACCAGATTGACAAACACTTTTGGCATTATCATTTGTTTGTAAAGTGTAAAAACATATGATTAAGTGTAATCATGTGCCAAAATTGTTTGGACTCTCGACTAAATATCCACAATTTCAGATTTGTGACGAAgaatcttgttgttgtaatacAATACACATTCTCAACCAAATTGACTTCAATTGTAATCGGTATAGATGAAACCgaatgaaaaaacaaaaacctAAAGTTAAATTGTTATAATAATGTAATATCCCTTTCAAAATATAGGGATCTTtgtcaattattattttgattatgGTAAGGTATTGAGCAAACGACGAGTTCTctaagaatttttttttcttgttattTTCTTGAGGGTTGGTATCACAAAAACTAAGTTTGGTGAACGAAGTTCTTCGATAGATTCTTCCTTCAACTAAGGTCTGCCATTGCTCGAATTCCAGAATATTTTAGATATTGACTAAAGCGTGATATACATCACTTTTTGTTCAGTACGTGGGTTTAATATTAAGCATTTGACAACCTCTGAATCATCGTTCTATGAATGAGTTATGGAGGTTTTGTCTTTGTAACTATCTGAAGAATTGTAAACAAAGCTTGAACTCATCATTTAGATTAAGTAAAGCCAATAGTATTATAGCTTCGATCACAGTTACATTAGGTTGATTGGATTCTCGATTAGTCCATTGACCTTCCTATTTGGGTATCTACTTATCTCTGGAAAAAACATAACCATACACAAAGCCGTCTGCTTCACACCATCTATATATGAAAATGTATATGTTGTCTTTAAGTGCTAACAGGTGGATATACACTTTGAGTTGTGTTGTAGGTCCAACAAACTTGAATGAAGTAACTTGGCAAGGAGCATTCATTTATACTTTTCGTATcgattaaaaataaaagactTATCAAGTCTAGGTAGCAGCAAATTTCCTTCAGTTTTCTTCCCAATTTATCTCGAAAACTAGATTAAATCAGTCAATTCTACAAACCTTGCAATCTTTCTTTCTGAATTTCTAGAAATACATCTGGAAACACGATCCGATAGATGGAACAAATAGAAATCGATACCAGATTATAATAGAGAGACTTTAGTGCTGTTTTTCTAATTTGTCAATAAGACTGAGAGAAAAAGTTCGCGAAGGGGAGGGGAAACAAACCGCAAGACGTTCGTACTCGTtatttgaatgaaaaacaataatcTTTATTGTTTAGTATGGTGTGATTTAATGTCTTAAGAGTTTTATGTTA includes:
- a CDS encoding uncharacterized protein yhl029c homologue, putative (Similar to S. cerevisiae OCA5;~In S. cerevisiae: cytoplasmic protein required for replication of Brome mosaic virus in S. cerevisiae, which is a model system for studying replication of positive-strand RNA viruses in their natural hosts), with amino-acid sequence MFQSSKGSNSSSTSSSRSASISTATPNTVVEDEELLCDPKSELTPPAVTTPLRPVSKSNNTVEDDSKPSFTYDLDVFNLCKEYLNTRNHHGLALIARQKGIPPILRFKVWPILLKSHPFVISPFIQPDSELINESTSSRSNSSSSSTSTGSTTPISTSSGNIKDAAIIDGGASDNDNDGNNDNNDKDNNSNDTSSKEKEEDEQNNEIRQKIKRDLAKYIQRLKYSQSKYTVGETEHEILSILENAIMKFTLKWGKIIKYDSSLTWIALNLAEWFPPIPKTPWVLVGKEYSSSHQSLIVNFLDDYSNYIDNIPDLREYLERLIYHDERISTISFREVYERLVLVLLHCPQPMSRRKKSDNQGQSQRRNQSEAQKDQQSFKVNKTTLPKTGGTIEERVSYFIYCLRKLIPELSQYFHEEQILTKFGCLDDEWLIWWLKFCGTKVWSKYDRGRIWDFMLGWRLKNPKRDFNYYYEKLNYVNRNTLEKLGPDIFWSVGNEEDDISGDKNVDANANEINNSEKTSTGKLVKREGDIKRSSFKDLVNELSNELHISKRVSTDGVITSSSSSSSPTTTKLAPSSSTSSTITPNVSIPFSRVDPHVALIFISLSLLKSKENILVELDQHEIRQFLSRLPSKSYKYNQKRTTKPKRTSYTSNASSTSNSPMGQSPVDRDEDSIFPTNRIVISNDSKDQKHKVNFIDNIIQEAGELWRKWLWSEMVEDN
- a CDS encoding RNA-binding protein, putative (Similar to S. cerevisiae NOP13;~In S. cerevisiae: protein of unknown function, localizes to the nucleolus and nucleoplasm; contains an RNA recognition motif (RRM) and has similarity to Nop12p, which is required for processing of pre-18S rRNA); protein product: MSDTEQPHIDSKELKKEKKSKSKSKSKITDSDEIEIDLNAQIPLSKKQQRQLKKGKLDLEKLAKKNPPPKPETSTDDNTNSEDASGLSSVPITSKKSPFGIWVGNLSFDTTKEDLIRFIVGKTTTSDPKITEDDITRVNIPKKGNQIKGFAYVDVPSSSHVETIVGLSESILNGRKLLIKDANSFEGRPEQSKSDTAHNGGINSSNPPSRILFVGNLSFDTTEDLLEEHFKHCGEIVKIRMATFQDTGKCKGFAFIDFKDEEGATTALKSKLTKMLINRKLRMEYGEDRSKRRPKRINEFGDHHSNNNESYRENNSTTTGNGKPEFETSNRGFDGNDTYRETPNKKRQYRERNDGYNKNNNSNKRMKSSVALATAQRASVAIVPSAGKKIKFD
- a CDS encoding intracellular protein transport protein, putative (Similar to S. cerevisiae USO1;~In S. cerevisiae: essential protein involved in intracellular protein transport, coiled-coil protein necessary for transport from ER to Golgi; required for assembly of the ER-to-Golgi SNARE complex); the protein is MSETKEATKPTKNGSQGILKKLASGNTWVSPFRSQASDEDPKAKKKINLYKQFKESNKLEHIKVPVKYSYHPTLEAEAKKKKAAEAEAKKAKETPAAATTIEAKDGDVEDETKAEEAEEKLDTDAKEPLIEDETNEEAKVDTDAKEPLVEDEAQPETANEAEENEEELEDKAEEKLITDEPADEETEVAEPKETSAVSENKEEVAEPEIEDGEALKGDDNIEKQVKETPIELVDQPSQFKYEPVELPNKETLDKLQDKPVLLRHYQELNAIGVGSIANRIEDPNKVIELGSGLRMTQQQLLDIAAKRVAPVITNINDEVSKTRQEDEIKRQQSLDNKVKKHEGKLQSDFEKYLGKIGKKKDKFNKEIEDKLTNFDTMIKKSNNTAIEFEKTTKGEIETANKEYEERETKAVEQHATDKETIEKNHEELLATKKQELEDAKTGQETATQEIEELKDKKTELDDKNSELADKIEQLTAQLNTELAKLDDLKANHKEHQDSIDANLSKKQELDANLTTIRKDLSDKKEKHKGLSAEVGVLTGAATAYAARLTSLHTDKEDRAKRLAEAKEKHASWLQEKRELAEQTAREHERKRLEATHDYETQKHLEELERQKQKEERERKEKEEAEERERQAKIEAEERERKEKEEAEEKARIEKEQAEKEAKEKELKEQQEKEEAEKRKNDVEFQVSQAILSRENDQKKFEEERTESERVYNERKAKEKEETDRLLKEIEDLKAEKEKAAELEREEAEKVAQAKLAQIEKLKQEHEAKTKLFNDKLEFENLQKQRLEEEVANLKKIRELREEKARLASEQYKDPELERVKKLIQERELEVDRLTKVIEFEKPEQTSSEGSHFLGISNDSKSGAIPAIKSKDVVVDNNGSSHSKNVNTGNQTRTENVNADKKKDHHYGGAALGIAGGILAATGAGAVAAGSAGKNAVSGITSGVSNTVPSGNKDVQLPSSGTQDTTTTTISAPDQSQSSSPVATITEPSASAPSIPTSSNTSTISSKKNAASVTPTPIEAQRTNSLSDKFKGWGRKLSKKDKSIDAKSAAETADNTGVVAKDDNKPVGGITALDAEKNTVVARDTKPIGGVNANDIEEKPTVGVFVSKNISSSKTSTGADNESFEIQSVYEVVSDNEFEANKHNPNYFEVSPEEFNKHKNLENKVVLIEKITE